TGTGCCAAAGAACCGAAATCCAACCACTGGGTACGAATGACTTCTTTACCGATAGTGTCTGCACCCAATCCGAGATCCTCATAGAGCGATAGACCTATAGCCTGGAttggaatatttttttcaccaGTCTGTCTTAAGAAAGTACGGATAATTCTTGATGGAATGAACCCACCACCACCGATTGCAACGATAACATCCGGTTTACCAACGGTTTCGAGAATTTGAGACGCTGCCTTTTGGCAGAGCTTGTGGACGTTGTTGTAAGAGatgtatattttttcttcggACATACTACGAGAGGGGTGACAGCGGTGGGATGGGTCCTCCACCAGTAAagtcaaaagaaaaatgtctTCACAAAGGTGAagctttgaaaaatttgacGGAAAGGTAGTCcagataaaaaaaaaagaaccaccattttttttccgcGGACATGCCGCGGATACAATAatagaagaagagaaaaaactaGACAAACTATGAAGCTTTTGTAAggggaaaaagaaatacaatATGAAAACAATGGGACAGTATTGACTGTTGTCTCGAAGGTACATGAAGGTACCAATAGGGCTTTTAAACTGTATCTGTTATTTGGGAcggaaaatatcaacacCAGGAAATATCAATGGGTTGTAGTGGgggagagagagagagagggAGAGAGACTACTGGGGTACAACCTGCGTAAAGTCAATAAGCGGTTGTTACTGGGCCACGATTAACGTTTGCAAAGTATACTTTTGTGGTTGCGGTAGCACAACCTGTTTATAAATGTAAGATAGAACCTCTACTCAGTGGCGGCATTGTCGTCAgcttcatcatcatcctcatcatcatcctcattGTCACTGTCGTCGTCGtcagcttcttcttcaccaaaTCCTCCTTCGCCATCCATGACATTAATGGCATCGTCTTCCGAGTCACTGCCAGAGTCATTATTGACATCATCCGCCTCGTTTTCTCCATCGGCTTCGCCGTTACTACCGGCTGCCTTCATCATTTCTTTACGGATCTCTAGCTGGTCCTTAAGTAACGTCAGTTTACCAGTAAGTTTGACCATGTTGTTCAACACCTTTGCTTCTTGGTTGAACTCAGACCGCAGGAGCTTCAACCACCCAATGGACTCATCGTCATTAATGATTGCAGAGCCACGGAGAATCAAGATCCATTTTAACCACTGTTTGACATTCGATACAATTGTAAAATCTTGGTTAATTGAGCTTGGAAATTGCGATACTAGATAGGCAACTCTATTGAACAGGATCTTAGTTTCGTCAACCGATAGAGTGTGAATAATGGGTTTCGCAAATGTTGTGTTTTGGGCCAAGAGCTCGGTGAAATATTCATTCTTATTCACGTCATCTCGTTCGTTATCAAGATCTGGTAATATCAGTTTTTGCCTTATTAATTGGGAGAACTCCTTCAAATCCGTGCATTGTAAATTATCGACATTCTTAGGCTTGGTAAAAGTTTCATCGGCCTCATAGTATTCATCGTTTCCACTACTTTCTCCATCCGACAATTCTAATAACTCGTCATCTCCGGAATTGGTGACGGTTATCCGTATTGTACCATCCAACGCAGAAATGTCATCAAACTCAATATCTGtgatttgaatattgaaaTGATCATACCATACACCTTTATATACACCATCAATAATATTATTGGAGTCTAACAACCCTACAAACTTCCCAATATCTTTACCGCCTTCAATTTCCAACCGTGCATAACTTGAAGTTTCCTCACTTCTAGGCGAAAACAATTCAACCGAACCCCCTAATAGTGTAGCTGCAATAATATAGGAGTTATTTGTTCTAAGGATAGAGATATCTGtgattgttgttgatgcaGTTAAAAATCTCGATGTTTTActcttcaaatcaacaacttgtATAATGGCATTATTTTTACGAGTCAGGTAAAGAATGTCCTCATTCTTATgttttgccattttcaaaataggTGTTGAATTATCGAAAGCAGGTAGCCTTTGTTTGGAATTCACAGTTCCCGATTCTGGCAATGAGATATCGATCTTGTCAATGATTTCCCCcttcaaattgataatatAAATGGCAGAGCTGGATGCCAGAATCAAGTTTAATTGAAGAtcgtcattttcaagtGATAGAATACATGAGATGTTGGcatcttctttgaaagGAATTGTAGATACAATTTGAGGAGAATTTGattgaaagaatttgaCCGATGAAACTGAAGAATCGAAAACTACTATATTATGATCACCAGTATTGGACATCACCTCCATAGCGGAAAAGTTCGAATCGGAGGAGATCTTGTTAGTGAATTCCTTTAAAAAGGTCGAATAAACCAGGATTTCGCCAGTTGTTAGTAGTATTACAAGGTAGTCAATAAAGTCGGGAGTTGTCTTTTCCAAAGGAAATGAgtctctccttctctttgAGACATTTGGTGCTGCTGTAGCTGCAGTTGATCCCCTTTCGTCACTACCTTTAGGAACCCTGAGCCATTTGAAGGCAGCCACCTGCTCGCCATTGAggaaatcaatttcaaacttgCCCGGTTGAGGTGATAAacctccttctccttctcctttttcttcttcttctccttcctTATGTGCCAAAAGATAGTCCAAGGGGAGCACATCGATACTCGTCTTATCTGGTCGTGCAATGCTGGCTGCAACAAAAGTGGACCCCAAGGAGGGCGACACAACAATAGGCGACTTCATCGTTCTGTTTCTTGATACGGTTGATGCTTTGTAGTGTTTTGTCGTATAACAAGATAAGTCTTGACCCTCTTTCTAGTCTCTGGaatgaaaatgtaaaaaaaaaaaaaaattttatctTTTCCCAAACAAAACGCATTGGCTTACACAAAACGcatacatttttttttttcgcaATTCTCCAACTTTCCAAATTCGCCCCCCCCCTTAGattttgttcaaacttTTTCCCTCATTAATTCTGTTCAGCTAATGGTCCAACACCAATTTGAGCGAGCATTTCCTCCGCGACAGTGTGTCTGTTGTGCTGCGACTCCGACTCGTGTTGCACAGAGtcatgttgttgttgttgttgtagttgtagttgttgAGCCTCCAAAGCTAGGGTTAACTGAACCTCTCTTCTGTTACGAGAATCAATCTCTCCCTGCAGCCACGAAATATAGTCCACGGCACGTGAGAGAATCTGTCCCTTGTTAGGACGTCCGTCTTTGGTTCCTGTGTTCTTTTCACCTAGATCGGCAAAAAATCGCTCTGGAATCAGTTGCAGGAGTTCTGCTATTTTCTCGTTGATATTGTCCTTTCGACGATTACTGGAATTGTTGGAAGTTGTGACTCCGGCAAGTGTATTGTCCTGTTTACTCATGACTTCTCTGTCCCGGTTTGCTCTAGGTTTGTAGATGGATGGAAACGTCTAGAAGAAAGGCAAATATTAGAGGCACACCACGTTAAGGGTGGACATGAGGTAAAATAGTCACAGCTTTTGTGTGGCAAATGGGAAAATGCTCAGCGCGACGGTGTCTCTCAAATGAGAACAAGTGTTTGGTGGATCTGTTATTTTATGTAGTTATGTTGAAGCTGTTGTGGAGTTAAGGTAGTCAATAACTCGAATATTCCAGTATACAGGGAAATATACCTATCTATCTCTCtctctatatatatataaacaaggggaaaagaaaaaccagGTGGAATTGTTTAGAAAATGGTGGATTATTCAAAGTGGGACAAACTAGAGATTTCAGATGATTCAGATATCGAAGTGCATCCAAACGTCGATAAGACCTCCTTCATCAGATGGAAACAGAGAGACATACATGAGAAACGGATGGAGCGGGAGCACCAAATCAAGGGGTTGAAAGTGCAGAAGGAGATGTACACgcaattgaacaaaaggGTTGATTTCTTGCTGGCGGCACTTGGTGACAATGACTTGAGTGTGGAGGGAACTCGGAACTCGATGCTCAACTCTAAATTCGACAAGGACGAAAGATGTACGTTGGAATCCAACAACGAAGATTCTCCTCCATACAATCAAATGGTGGAGGACTTGTTTACACAAATCATTGaggatttgaagaaagaagaggGGGAAATTGAGGGTTCTAAAATAAGAAGCAAAGTTTTGGAACATCGGGCTAAAATCAATGGGGTTTTAGAACAGATCGACCCaaagattgaagaattcgaaaaggagaaacatGCTCATATAACCAGTGAAGATATTCATGATGGATGGAATTCGTCCTTTATCaataagaagaagaaagaggaagaagcGGAAAGGGAGAAATCTGAatcttctccatcaactaattcttcaaagacaacGATAATCGAGACATTAAATACTTTAGCTTCAAAACCAACTAAGAAGCCTTCAAAAccaatttctcaattagGCGAGCTTGAACTTTTGAAGGAAACAGAAACGTTCTTAACATTACCATCCCTTAAAGCGCAAGGCCAGTTCATTTTAGAACATCCTTTCATTGCATGTACTCATCAAAAGGATGCCGTTCTCTTGAAAGCATTTGATTTGGAGTTGAATGATAAGAGAAAGGAAGCCATTGAATTAATTAAGAAAGGCATTTTGTTACAGTTTTGTGCAGATTTACTCGAAAATCCGCCATATCCAATGCCGGAAGATACTAGAATCACTTATGTGAAACAGTTACTCTCACAAATGGAAAACGATGAGTCTCCCGGTAAAGTTGCCTATGATGAGGAATGTAAACGTATGATTGACCATGTGAAGACACGTTGTAAGATTATTCGGAAGGAGCAAGAGGCTGAACAAGAGGGTGGAGAGAATTCCGAAGAGTTAGTAGAGCAGATCCAATTGAGAAGCGTGGATCCAAACTCGAAATTGATAGTGACGATCCCTGAGGAAGGTACCAAGGAGTATGAGATTTACAAGCAGTTACCAGAGAAAATGAGAGATGCCTTGG
The window above is part of the Pichia kudriavzevii chromosome 1, complete sequence genome. Proteins encoded here:
- a CDS encoding uncharacterized protein (PKUD0A00970; similar to Saccharomyces cerevisiae YJR133W (XPT1); ancestral locus Anc_4.363), whose product is MYLRDNSQYCPIVFILYFFFPLQKLHSLSSFFSSSIIVSAACPRKKNGGSFFFIWTTFPSNFSKLHLCEDIFLLTLLVEDPSHRCHPSRSMSEEKIYISYNNVHKLCQKAASQILETVGKPDVIVAIGGGGFIPSRIIRTFLRQTGEKNIPIQAIGLSLYEDLGLGADTIGKEVIRTQWLDFGSLAQQFDSLIGKNILIVDEVDDTRTTLHYALTELYNDVKENADKLGKTMEGTKFSIFVVNNKLKEKRADLNESLMNGGIYLAGEDVPDKWIAYPWESDDIDTHTANAIAQGNN
- a CDS encoding uncharacterized protein (PKUD0A00980; similar to Saccharomyces cerevisiae YHR196W (UTP9); ancestral locus Anc_4.362), with amino-acid sequence MKSPIVVSPSLGSTFVAASIARPDKTSIDVLPLDYLLAHKEGEEEEKGEGEGGLSPQPGKFEIDFLNGEQVAAFKWLRVPKGSDERGSTAATAAPNVSKRRRDSFPLEKTTPDFIDYLVILLTTGEILVYSTFLKEFTNKISSDSNFSAMEVMSNTGDHNIVVFDSSVSSVKFFQSNSPQIVSTIPFKEDANISCILSLENDDLQLNLILASSSAIYIINLKGEIIDKIDISLPESGTVNSKQRLPAFDNSTPILKMAKHKNEDILYLTRKNNAIIQVVDLKSKTSRFLTASTTITDISILRTNNSYIIAATLLGGSVELFSPRSEETSSYARLEIEGGKDIGKFVGLLDSNNIIDGVYKGVWYDHFNIQITDIEFDDISALDGTIRITVTNSGDDELLELSDGESSGNDEYYEADETFTKPKNVDNLQCTDLKEFSQLIRQKLILPDLDNERDDVNKNEYFTELLAQNTTFAKPIIHTLSVDETKILFNRVAYLVSQFPSSINQDFTIVSNVKQWLKWILILRGSAIINDDESIGWLKLLRSEFNQEAKVLNNMVKLTGKLTLLKDQLEIRKEMMKAAGSNGEADGENEADDVNNDSGSDSEDDAINVMDGEGGFGEEEADDDDSDNEDDDEDDDEADDNAATE
- a CDS encoding uncharacterized protein (PKUD0A00990; similar to Saccharomyces cerevisiae YOL067C (RTG1); ancestral locus Anc_3.152), coding for MSKQDNTLAGVTTSNNSSNRRKDNINEKIAELLQLIPERFFADLGEKNTGTKDGRPNKGQILSRAVDYISWLQGEIDSRNRREVQLTLALEAQQLQLQQQQQHDSVQHESESQHNRHTVAEEMLAQIGVGPLAEQN
- a CDS encoding uncharacterized protein (PKUD0A01000; similar to Saccharomyces cerevisiae YDR168W (CDC37); ancestral locus Anc_8.361), whose translation is MVDYSKWDKLEISDDSDIEVHPNVDKTSFIRWKQRDIHEKRMEREHQIKGLKVQKEMYTQLNKRVDFLLAALGDNDLSVEGTRNSMLNSKFDKDERCTLESNNEDSPPYNQMVEDLFTQIIEDLKKEEGEIEGSKIRSKVLEHRAKINGVLEQIDPKIEEFEKEKHAHITSEDIHDGWNSSFINKKKKEEEAEREKSESSPSTNSSKTTIIETLNTLASKPTKKPSKPISQLGELELLKETETFLTLPSLKAQGQFILEHPFIACTHQKDAVLLKAFDLELNDKRKEAIELIKKGILLQFCADLLENPPYPMPEDTRITYVKQLLSQMENDESPGKVAYDEECKRMIDHVKTRCKIIRKEQEAEQEGGENSEELVEQIQLRSVDPNSKLIVTIPEEGTKEYEIYKQLPEKMRDALATGSLDEVNRVFASIPVDDAEAMLEKFNESGVIGVQALLDNESQFQELVENEKKFEEMKKAAESIDLNDQVHQDE